The DNA segment TAATCTCCTGTTATATGCGGTATTGAAGTGCTTGAACACTATAAGCCCGTTTTTAGAATTCACTGGGTCGCGCTCCCGGTAATACCGTCCATAGTTAAATCCGTACTTTTCTTCGAGTATTTTCGTCGCCTTATGCACCCTTTCCGGCAAAATGAATGGGGACTTTATCCCCCCCGCTCGAAGGATTGTCATGGCTTCTTGCATCTTGCCGTGATAGGCATATATGTAGACCCTTCTATACTTCGCGAGCCCTTCTACGACAAGGTCCACTAGTATCTGTGGAATACTCTCTTTAAAGGACCGTACTTGGAGGGGGTTACCATAAGTGGCCTCAGTGATTAAGACGTCTAAGCCTTCCATGATGTCTGTTTTATCCGTTAGTTTGAAGTCCCCCGTATAACCGACCTTGAGATCCCCGTTTTTCAGCTTAACCAGCACTTGTGCGGAGCCCGGTATGTGATCAGACTTGTAAAACTCCAGCCGATCTCCATTAAACGAGAACTCCTGGTGGTACGCTAGCGGCACGCCTTTACTCTTCAAGAGTGGGGAGAGGTCCCGGCTAACGTAGCTTAGTGCCTCTATGAGGTCGAGTGTAATGGGAGACGCTACCACGTGCTTAGAGTACTTCAAACTGCTCTCAATGTCTCGTACATGGTCTGCATGAGCGTGCGTTATCACCCTGACCGGTTTTTCCGAGAAACCGTCTATGGAGAAGTTTGTACCAATTATAACTGCGCCATTGCTGAGTACATTAACGTGTTTTAGATACTCTCCGTACCTGTAGACGCAGAGCTCTTTACTCAACGTTACCAGCCATCACGGAATAGTACTTTGCAGAAACCTCCACTTCCTAGTCTTCGAGTCAAATATTAGGAGGTTATCACTATATAATGCTTTCCAAAGCTCGTAGCCCTTATCACCAAGCGTAGCCAGCACGTCCTCCTCTTTATTAGAATTCACCTCTTCGAGTAGCTTGTGCTTAAACACCTGCCAAAAGTCAGGGTCAACCGCTACGCGTTCTCGATTCAATTTAAGGACAACGATACCAGCTCGCTCGAAGTGAGCGAAGAGCCTATCCCTCTGTACCCTGGCGGGCAATCTGCTTTCAAAAAGCACTTTTTCCTCTTTTAGTCTCTCGATGGCAGTTTTTCGCGGTCGTGTTTCAACGACCGTTCTTGCCCTTCCAGCTTCCACCTCGCGAAGCGATGACTCGAGGGCACTTACACGCTGCTCCACCGCTTCCAGCTTCTCGTAAAGCTCTACAACCTGCCTTCTCAGCCCCTCAACAACTGATATTCTCCTGTTCAGCTCGTCTTGTAGGTACCTTTCAAGCCTCGTTTTGAGCTTTTCCACGAGCTCGTCTAACGGTGGTACCCGCTGAGACCTGGCTAAGTTTACCAAGATGGATGCTACGTAGTCTGGTACACTTAGGTACCCCTCCTTCTTAGCTAGTTCCTCGAGTACGACGTATATGTCCTCTGGGACCTGTACTTTGATCTCTTTAACACGGCTTTCCGACTTCATGGACCATACTCCACTCTTAACCTACCTTAATCTATTTACCTAGCTATACTAAAATAGGAGGGGTTTCCGGTGTTGTACGTGCTTTACAGCGATGCGCATTTACATGTAAATCCGTTAAAAGGCCTCGGTGCTGAGAAAATCGCAAAGAAGTTTAGAAGTAGAGGGGGCTGGTTCATCGCAATAGTAGGGCTCCCACCGTACCATTACGGCTTCGTAGAGCCCAGCGTAGAATCCTATAGAAAGGTGCTTGATCTAGTTAGTAAGGAAGCCGCGAAGGCGGAGGAGCGGGGACTAGAAGTTAGCAGGTTCGTGGGGGTACACCCAGCAGAAATAGACAACTATTATAGGCAGGGGTTAAAACCAGAGAAACTGCTTCCTCTCTTAGAAGGCGTCTTTAAGCTTTTTGAAGACGCGTTGAAAAACGGCCTCGTTGACGGTATTGGAGAAGTAGGGCGCCAACACTATGGTACTAGCCCTGAGAGGCTCGTGTTCTCGGAGATGGTAATGGTCCGTGCACTAGTCCTAGTGCGCGATTACGGGGTCCCCGTACAGCTACACCTAGAGCAGGGTGGCTTTGCAACGGCCTATTCGGTCAAAACGCTAGCTAACCTAGTTAAAGCTGATCTGGGTAAAGTCGTAATGCATCATGTAAACCTCGAAACAGCCAGATGGGCCGAGGAACTCGACATACCGTTTACGGCCCCCATTAAACAGTTTAACGAAGAATATGCTAAGCGCCGGTGGAGGTACTGCATGCTAGAATCGGACTTCCTAGACGACCCCTCCAAGCCTGGCGCTTCCGCTTATCCGTGGGAAATACCAGATGTTATCGAAAGCCTTATAAAGCATGGTCTACTAAGCGAAGAGCAGGCCTACAAGATGCTACTTGACAACGTCATAAAATACTTCAACGCGAAACCGCCGTGAAGGGTAGTGGAGTTGAAGTGCGAAATATGCGAGATAAAAGAACCTCTTTACACTTGTAAGATGTGTGGTAGGAGGGTTTGCGATGATGACTACGACAAGATCACCGGCTATTGCCTCGTGTGCAAGGACGCCATTTGTAAGATATGCAACAGATATCTATCTATAGGCGTGTGCAAGTACTGTGGAAGGCTTGGCTGCGAGAGGTGCCTTATACAGGTATCTCCGATAGAATACACCTGTGTAGATTGCCGTAGAAAGGGGTTAAAGTAGGTGGTAAATACATTGGGAAGAAAGGAATTGGAAGATACCGCGTACAGGTTGCCTTCATTATTGCCGGTGAAAGACGTGGACGTACTAATGGGCCCAGTACGAGGCGAAGACGCTGCCGTTATCAGATTTAGTGATGGGTTTCTAGTCACCCAGTCCATGCGCGTGATTACGGGCACAAAGCGTGCAGGTTACTTAGCGATTCACGTAGCTAGTAATAGCATCGCGGTTAGGGGTGCGCGGCCTCGATGGTTTCTACTAGCAGTATTCTTGCCTACCTGGTTTAGCGAAGCATACAAAGTAGAGTTTTTCGAGGACATGAAGCGGGCTTTAAACGAGGTTGGCGGGGTCGTGGTGGGAGGTTTCGCGGAAACGGCCGAAGTTGCCAAACCTCTGATCGCGGTGACCGCGATGGGCTACACTAAGACAAGGGTCATCTTAACGCGCGATGCTAGAATAGGTGATCTCGTGTATGTCGTAGGCAAAGTAGCGGGCGAGGGAGTTGGAGTTATAGCATGGGACTTTGAAGAGAAGCTACTCGAAGAAGGCATTAGCAAGGAGGTGGTGAATGCCGCTAAGGAGTTAATACACGAAGTGAGCGTAGTGGACGTGGCGCTGGAAATAGCAGATTACGTGAATACCATGCACAACGCGGTTGAAGGGGGGATTCTCCAAGCCCTTCGCGAAGTAGCCATCGCCAGCGGATCTGCCGTATCAATTAACAAAGAGAGAGTTCAATTGGAGGAGCCTGTAAGGACCATAGCTAGCCGCGTTAACGTCGACCCGCTGAGATTACTTAGCGGTGGTTGTATCGTAGTGACAGTACCTCCTAGTAACCAGAGGGAGTTCGAGAAGGTAGTTGAAGGGCTAGGGAAACCCTTCAGCTTAATAGGCCAAGTCGTGGAAGGCCGTGGAGAGGTCCTCGTTAATGATGGAGGTGGGGTCGAGGTTATTAAGGATGATCTAGTAGATGATATTTATAAGTTATGGCGACAATTAGGCAGAGGGTAAGGGGGTGTTAGGTGTCTTCGCTATCTCAGGGCTTAGAAGCAGGTATAAGGGTGCTTAAAACGGCCGTACAGAGCATTGAAAGTAACATCATTCGGTCCCGCAAGGAGACCGTGGATAAGAAAACAGTCAGCGTGGCGTCCCGGCTGGTAGAACTGCTAGAGAAAACTATGCGGTTACTTGATGTACTGAGTAGAAGGATACAACATGTAGAAGATGGGTTAGTAACTATTTCAAACTACACGTACATCTTTAGAACCTCCAAGGAAGTAGTTTTAGTTAGGACGAGGCCAGAGCACGTCGTCTTATCGCTTGATCTTGAGAGCAATGCTGTGTCCTTAAAAACGCGGGACGCTACACTCTCAGTTTCCCCGAACTCGCTAACCATTAGTATACGCAGTAAACTGGTTAAAATAAGCCCGCTAAGCGAAGAGCAGTTTACGAGCAAGAGGGACGAATTGCGAATGGCGCTTAAAACCATTGAAAAAGCCGTTTATAGAAGGTTGCTGCCTTTAATCGAGCAGAAGCTACAAAAAGTCTAATCTTAAAAAAGACTTCACGGATGCGTGAGGTTCTCTTACCGCGTCTCTATGTAGGTGCTTTCTGCTCCGTTTCAGGTAACTGAATGGCTTTCGGTAGCTCCGCGAACCTCTCTCTCATCTTCTGCTCCGCGACGATTCTCGCCTCTTCTAGCACCTTCTTAGCCTCACTGTCCAGCCCTGCGCCGGCCTCTATGGTTAAGTCTACGATTCCCGCGCCCATAGCGGTTTCAAGTTCTCTTGCTGCCACCTGCAGATCTATCCAAACATCAGGTGCGATGGTTTTCACTATGTTAAGGGCCTCCCTCATTATGCCTAGTACAGGTACGACTTCATTTACTGCACCGCCATATATTATAAATGTTTCTAGTTTAAGGGCTGCGTGTTCAAGAGCGTATTGTACTGTTAGTAGCTGTCTACTAATCTTCCTGATCTCTGCTACCTCCTTGGCGTACATTTTCGCCCTTATCTCGTCCTTCTTAACTAGCGCGTCTACAATGTTCTCGAAGAGGACTTTATCTCTCTCCGACAGCTTCTCCACGTAGTTCGCGATCCTGCCCATCGCCGTTTTAAGCCTGTACTGCGCTATTATGGCCTTCTTCTCGAGGGACTCCTGCTCGTTTATAAATAGCTTCTTTATCTTATCCCCAATGGTCTCCTCTCTTCTCCACGCCATACCGTGTACCCCGTAGAGGCTATGCGGCAATGAATTGCTTTTAAGGTGAAGGACTATGAGACTATGTAGTGGCTAGGTGAGATTGTTGAATATAGAACAGTACGTTCAATGTTTTGAAAACTGCACGTTACGGTACTTAGAGTCGCTCGCAATGCTGGGACTCTTAGTGGAAGTCCGTGAAGAAGAGTGCGCACAGCGGCGTTTTAAAAGACTGATAGGGAAGCTTTTCAACGGTAAAACGGTATCTTCGGCATGCTGTTTCGACGAG comes from the Desulfurococcaceae archaeon genome and includes:
- a CDS encoding MBL fold metallo-hydrolase; protein product: MSKELCVYRYGEYLKHVNVLSNGAVIIGTNFSIDGFSEKPVRVITHAHADHVRDIESSLKYSKHVVASPITLDLIEALSYVSRDLSPLLKSKGVPLAYHQEFSFNGDRLEFYKSDHIPGSAQVLVKLKNGDLKVGYTGDFKLTDKTDIMEGLDVLITEATYGNPLQVRSFKESIPQILVDLVVEGLAKYRRVYIYAYHGKMQEAMTILRAGGIKSPFILPERVHKATKILEEKYGFNYGRYYRERDPVNSKNGLIVFKHFNTAYNRRLDGSGLHIVLTGRFTKDPFVKVDDYTYVVSLSDHADFTDLIKYVELASPKLVVVDGSRSSNAEFLKAALIERGFCTTVLP
- a CDS encoding AIR synthase related protein, whose amino-acid sequence is MGRKELEDTAYRLPSLLPVKDVDVLMGPVRGEDAAVIRFSDGFLVTQSMRVITGTKRAGYLAIHVASNSIAVRGARPRWFLLAVFLPTWFSEAYKVEFFEDMKRALNEVGGVVVGGFAETAEVAKPLIAVTAMGYTKTRVILTRDARIGDLVYVVGKVAGEGVGVIAWDFEEKLLEEGISKEVVNAAKELIHEVSVVDVALEIADYVNTMHNAVEGGILQALREVAIASGSAVSINKERVQLEEPVRTIASRVNVDPLRLLSGGCIVVTVPPSNQREFEKVVEGLGKPFSLIGQVVEGRGEVLVNDGGGVEVIKDDLVDDIYKLWRQLGRG
- a CDS encoding TatD family hydrolase, with protein sequence MLYVLYSDAHLHVNPLKGLGAEKIAKKFRSRGGWFIAIVGLPPYHYGFVEPSVESYRKVLDLVSKEAAKAEERGLEVSRFVGVHPAEIDNYYRQGLKPEKLLPLLEGVFKLFEDALKNGLVDGIGEVGRQHYGTSPERLVFSEMVMVRALVLVRDYGVPVQLHLEQGGFATAYSVKTLANLVKADLGKVVMHHVNLETARWAEELDIPFTAPIKQFNEEYAKRRWRYCMLESDFLDDPSKPGASAYPWEIPDVIESLIKHGLLSEEQAYKMLLDNVIKYFNAKPP
- a CDS encoding CopG family transcriptional regulator: MKSESRVKEIKVQVPEDIYVVLEELAKKEGYLSVPDYVASILVNLARSQRVPPLDELVEKLKTRLERYLQDELNRRISVVEGLRRQVVELYEKLEAVEQRVSALESSLREVEAGRARTVVETRPRKTAIERLKEEKVLFESRLPARVQRDRLFAHFERAGIVVLKLNRERVAVDPDFWQVFKHKLLEEVNSNKEEDVLATLGDKGYELWKALYSDNLLIFDSKTRKWRFLQSTIP
- a CDS encoding Snf7 family protein, with translation MAWRREETIGDKIKKLFINEQESLEKKAIIAQYRLKTAMGRIANYVEKLSERDKVLFENIVDALVKKDEIRAKMYAKEVAEIRKISRQLLTVQYALEHAALKLETFIIYGGAVNEVVPVLGIMREALNIVKTIAPDVWIDLQVAARELETAMGAGIVDLTIEAGAGLDSEAKKVLEEARIVAEQKMRERFAELPKAIQLPETEQKAPT